The Panicum hallii strain FIL2 chromosome 9, PHallii_v3.1, whole genome shotgun sequence genome has a window encoding:
- the LOC112873896 gene encoding mucin-2-like, with amino-acid sequence MSAARATTSSSAIAEILAKLDSIMISLPATSSAATTMASLTVLASAPPLFVLQAPPTSPSPATTFATAPPSWTSVLSITPAPSVTTLPAAATTSSALPTAVAAAQAPGKVETDAPAALTATATPSRVSATLLVPHLPMASVVAALLATAPEPAIGQCDSTSILFPTIVTAPLPTSAPSQPPLEAATVWDPLRNHWWTCLPQWSLHFPHRPTHQQLQQQPRSCQQTRTNISATHDYDGSTCDCSTRHNAGNLGAVGLHCTTCDISAPISIDAHKGPLLSLYVAPAPSLDFCASTAAWIPPPV; translated from the exons ATGTCAGCAGCGCGGGCTACGACTTCATCTTCCGCCATCGCCGAGATCCTCGCCAAGCTCGACTCCATCATGATATCTCTACCGGCAACCTCATCAGCCGCGACGACAATGGCATCACTGACCGTTTTGGCATCCGCACCACCGTTGTTTGTACTTCAAGCACCTCCGACCTCGCCATCCCCTGCCACAACGTTCGCAACTGCGCCCCCTTCATGGACATCAGTGCTGTCGATAACACCGGCACCTTCTGTAACTACTTTGCCTGCAGCAGCCACAACATCATCAGCTCTACCAACGGCAGTCGCTGCAGCACAAGCACCAGGGAAAGTCGAGACGGATGCACCAGCAGCCTTGACGGCCACTGCAACACCTTCACGGGTCTCAGCAACACTGCTAGTACCGCATTTGCCGATGGCATCTGTGGTTGCTGCTCTGCTGGCAACCGCACCTGAACCAGCAATCGGCCAATGCGACAGCACCAGTATCCTCTTCCCGACTATTGTAACAGCACCTCTGCCTACATCAGCGCCATCTCAGCCACCGTTGGAGGCAGCTACGGTGTGGGATCCCCTCCGCAACCACTGGTGGACCTGCCTCCCTCAATGGTCGTTACATTTTCCGCATCGACCCACTCACCAGCAGCTCCAACAACAGCCACG aTCGTGCCAACAGACGCGCACCAACATATCTGCCACCCATGACTATGATGGCTCCACCTGCGATTGCAGCACCAGGCACAACGCCGGCAATCTCGGTGCTGTTGGCCTCCACTGTACCACATGTGACATCAGCGCTCCCATCAGCATCGACGCACACAAGGGGCCACTATTGTCTCTGTACGTGGCACCGGCTCCTTCTCTGGACTTCTGCGCGTCAACGGCCGCTTGGATTCCGCCTCCAGTATAG